From one Lolium rigidum isolate FL_2022 chromosome 4, APGP_CSIRO_Lrig_0.1, whole genome shotgun sequence genomic stretch:
- the LOC124648081 gene encoding uncharacterized protein LOC124648081, whose product MGDIRRPGDAATENAGAGTPASGGLAIPAPRSGTNEAVRGGPGPGRNTPAPAQQTGSSDRQQNASNSLSGDSDRQQSGNASSSSKKRKRISARSYFKKFKMAQGANAADVGVASDDKENTSSGHVADSNIYKPCEGSRLIGKNKRQSSDAVSKVSERLVSYLHETSETVVKQGSKPFSEAGPTLSPPLQQHDDTQQKEGMKKLMSTPKNLHLQLKQELSKLMKVLRLPDNVKFMADQLFEYVLNNHQVVTEPVCILHAFNIALCWYAASLLKCKVDRRESLVLAEKGLNCECNEELVALMYRKLRTLKEKITYRAGEISIKGRPVSVEDIRLSWQETSTNLENDHIFQNEEMDLHGEFSHGACQETSAVAEQIISERQEPVQETCRECHTQNHEILSMIVEKSIDLVRNVFSLREKNILCKQQLEISGLVTHRQNNVIRLKEVCSLVLEHVCRSHIDEMTRRKEIKQTAYWFTMLMYGFLEHMKFQHEKLEGLQSDTWSSERQLKENLYQVAKSGQLDQGFDQRIALPDSKFVMEEFIHFKERDGGYRIVESSLSHCKQPSNATLLIEIVRNEVLSEPISIQPIENKPVETSVGSRGRLASEVVDFSENIISCNSDGIGVESAGYSSSTVSSNDDSIGQEASTCRNTEHIVKPSMLLGGATSLVRGVNSNNDDTMDTDGHLDSPMLASSQSSISMVGAQSVLPCMSPHQSTDLSAQQNVAPSRCPPVEAEHTGVGTQEIQVMQPEMQPSIFFPDAPLQKISDDRSQTGFQPDRATGLPQGAAETSLHLVDARMQGQGKSDGNVGADPLLLTYPADSPVTLQVSTEVETQTCEPTMPATQSTNPPAQQNVLGTEAASDLHPNVQPSTSMQDEPEEAEDEPDAVDEPAEAERAATLGFIAAQTLQPETQSSTSTQDVLFERTYLSGMPVLHSPTIHQSVEPSLHPHGEAESVGMVTAHDLQSKILPSAPVPAEPNTSLLSQQSLATLQHSPAEAEPADILCTKLACDLQPSLVEMHDQPAEEQSCILRTIAARNLQPETQPSTSMQSAPFGKTHLFVMSMLQNLTAHRTVEPSLDPHARAESTHTLCSLTAHVLQPEVQPSASMQGRPAEAEGAVMLGSTTAHDVQTEVQSSTKVQPVPLERIRPEERRQIGFLPNTVSGIEQPTHHPPARTLVFNNPILSDDQLKNELHTLMHSNSLLSKDHEHKKALLLIECNQEIEKIKKKYASLLQKEESTYVQALRDLTDIYRKGVVEESLAESFRGQITPSAAAQGSLVTEHAFEPSSAAEPSSIWNAQPQSILAGHLYGTTSSPLVPAPVPNVSEGSAGAQLHASAPHLQHLRMPWAHAVHTDKQQLPPASPPLGQYAPVTMGSYASTVPWGGAVLNCMDPSLAHQSVLPSASSSRPAPPLPSGRHTESILNI is encoded by the exons ATGGGCGACATACGGCGGCCAGGAGACGCGGCAACGGAGAATGCTGGCGCTGGCACGCCGGCTTCCGGAGGTCTTGCCATCCCGGCGCCAAGAAGCGGCACAAACGAGGCTGTGCGCGGAGGGCCGGGCCCAGGTCGGAATACGCCCGCTCCTGCCCAGCAGACTGGTTCTTCCGACAGGCAGCAGAATGCTTCCAATTCTCTGTCTGGAGATTCAGACAGACAGCAGAGCGGGAATGCTAGCAGTTCCTCAAAGAAGCGGAAAAGGATCAGCGCCAGAAGCTACTTTAAGAAATTTAAGATGGCCCAAGGGGCGAATGCCGCAG ATGTAGGTGTTGCTTCTGATGACAAGGAAAACACTTCGAGCGGGCATGTGGCAGACAGCAACATCTACAAACCATGTGAAGGTAGCAGGCTAATTGGAAAAAACAAGAGACAATCAAGCGACGCTGTATCTAAAGTTTCCGAACGCCTTGTTTCTTATTTACATGAAACTTCAGAGACAGTGGTTAAACAAGGTTCTAAACCATTTTCAGAG GCAGGACCTACATTGAGCCCCCCTCTTCAACAACATGATGACACCCAACAAAAAGAAG GGATGAAAAAACTGATGAGCACACCCAAGAATCTTCACCTCCAACTTAAGCAAGAACTGTCAAAACTAATGAAGGTGCTACGGCTGCCG GATAATGTAAAATTTATGGCCGATCAGTTATTTGAATATGTTCTGAATAATCATCAAGTTGTTACCGAGCCAGTATGCATCTTGCACGCGTTCAACATAGCCTTG TGTTGGTATGCTGCTTCTCTGCTTAAATGTAAGGTAGACCGCAGAGAGTCGCTTGTCCTTGCTGAAAAAGGCTTGAACTGTGAATGCAATGAAGAACTTGTGGCATTGATGTATAGAAAATTGAGGACCCTAAAGGAAAAAATCACATATAGAGCAGGTGAAATAAGCATCAAGGGTCGACCAGTGTCAGTAGAAGACATCAGACTTTCATGGCAAGAGACCTCTACTAACTTGGAAAATGACCACATTTTCCAAAACGAGGAAATGGATCTTCATGGTGAGTTCTCACATGGTGCATGTCAGGAGACCTCAGCTGTTGCTGAGCAGATAATCTCAGAGAGGCAGGAACCTGTTCAAGAAACTTGCAGAGAATGTCACACGCAAAATCATGAGATTCTTAGCATGATTGTGGAGAAAAGTATAGATTTAGTTAGAAATGTTTTCTCCTTAAGAGAAAAGAATATCCTTTGCAAACAACAGCTTGAGATATCAGGTTTAGTGACACACAGGCAGAATAATGTCATCAGACTGAAAGAAGTATGCAGTTTAGTTCTGGAACATGTCTGTAGAAGTCACATTGATGAAATGACCAGGAGAAAAGAAATAAAGCAGACTGCTTATTGGTTCACTATGCTCATGTATGGATTTTTGGAGCACATGAAGTTCCAACATGAAAAACTTGAGGGACTGCAATCTGATACATGGTCTTCAGAGCGACAGCTGAAGGAAAATCTCTACCAGGTAGCAAAATCAGGCCAATTAGATCAAGGCTTTGATCAGCGCATTGCTCTACCAGATTCAAAGTTTGTTATGGAAGAATTCATCCATTTTAAGGAACGGGATGGTGGGTATCGTATTGTTGAAAGTTCTCTGTCACATTGTAAGCAGCCATCAAATGCCACATTGTTGATAGAAATAGTACGAAATGAAGTTCTTTCAGAGCCCATATCTATCCAGCCAATAGAAAATAAGCCAGTTGAGACTTCTGTGGGCTCTCGCGGTAGACTAGCATCAGAAGTTGTTGATTTTTCAGAAAACATCATCAGCTGTAATTCTGATGGCATTGGTGTAGAAAGTGCTGGCTATTCATCAAGTACTGTTTCTTCAAACGATGATTCCATCGGTCAG GAAGCCTCAACCTGTAGAAATACTGAACATATTGTGAAGCCAAGTATGCTGCTGGGAGGTGCAACTTCTCTTGTTAGAGGAGTTAATTCGAACAATGATGACACTATGGACACAGATGGCCACTTGGACTCACCAATGTTGGCTTCTTCACAAAGCTCCATATCCATGGTTGGAGCTCAGTCTGTTTTACCATGTATGTCTCCCCATCAAAGCACAGATCTGTCTGCTCAACAAAATGTAGCACCTTCACGGTGTCCACCTGTCGAAGCAGAACATACAGGTGTGGGCACACAAGAGATTCAGGTTATGCAGCCTGAAATGCAACCATCAATCTTCTTTCCGGATGCTCCACTTCAAAAGATATCCGACGACAGGAGCCAAACAGGGTTTCAACCAGATAGAGCAACTGGACTGCCACAAGGAGCCGCAGAAACTTCTCTGCATTTAGTTGATGCCAGAATGCAAGGCCAGGGAAAAAGTGATGGCAATGTAGGTGCGGATCCATTGCTGTTAACTTATCCTGCAGATAGCCCAGTTACCCTACAAGTTTCTACCGAAGTTGAAACCCAGACTTGCGAACCAACTATGCCTGCAACACAAAGTACCAATCCACCTGCCCAACAAAATGTTCTAGGCACAGAGGCAGCCAGCGATTTGCACCCTAATGTGCAACCATCAACCTCAATGCAGGATGAACCTGAAGAGGCAGAAGATGAACCTGATGCGGTGGATGAGCCTGCAGAGGCAGAGCGAGCAGCTACCTTGGGTTTCATAGCAGCTCAGACTTTGCAGCCTGAAACGCAATCATCAACCTCTACACAGGATGTTCTGTTTGAACGAACTTATCTTTCTGGCATGCCTGTGCTACATAGTCCAACTATCCATCAAAGTGTAGAACCTTCACTGCATCCACATGGAGAAGCAGAATCTGTGGGCATGGTGACAGCTCATGATCTCCAGTCTAAAATACTACCGTCAGCACCAGTGCCTGCGGAACCAAATACAAGTCTGCTTTCCCAACAAAGTTTAGCAACTTTGCAACATTCACCAGCAGAAGCTGAACCGGCAGATATTTTGTGCACAAAGCTAGCCTGCGATTTGCAGCCTTCGCTAGTCGAAATGCATGATCAACCTGCAGAAGAACAATCATGTATCTTGCGCACCATAGCTGCTCGGAATTTACAGCCTGAAACACAACCATCAACCTCAATGCAGAGTGCTCCTTTTGGGAAAACCCATCTGTTTGTCATGTCTATGCTACAAAATCTTACGGCCCATCGTACTGTAGAACCTTCACTGGATCCACATGCGAGAGCAGAATCAACACATACACTTTGCTCGCTGACAGCTCATGTTCTGCAACCTGAAGTACAGCCATCGGCCTCAATGCAGGGTCGAcctgcagaagcagaaggagcagTTATGTTAGGCTCCACGACAGCCCATGATGTGCAGACTGAAGTGCAGTCATCAACCAAAGTTCAGCCTGTTCCACTTGAAAGAATACGCCCTGAAGAAAGGAGGCAAATTGGTTTTCTGCCAAATACGGTATCTGGTATTGAACAGCCCACACACCACCCTCCAGCCAGAACGTTAGTGTTTAATAATCCAATACTTAGTGACGACCAGCTGAAAAATGAGTTGCACACGTTAATGCATTCCAACAGTTTGCTTAGTAAAGACCATGAACATAAG AAAGCACTACTTCTAATTGAGTGCAACCAAGAAATAGAGAAGATAAAAAAGAAGTATGCCTCATTACTTCAAAAAGAAGAGTCCACTTATGTTCAGGCCCTGAGGGATCTCACTGATATATACAGGAAAGGTGTTGTAGAGGAATCACTAGCTGAGAGTTTTCGAGGACAGATTACACCATCAGCTGCAGCTCAAG GGAGCCTTGTAACCGAGCATGCATTTGAGCCTTCTTCAGCAGCTGAACCATCATCAATATGGAATGCCCAACCCCAGTCAATCCTAGCTGGACATCTCTATGGAACGACATCATCACCTCTTGTTCCAGCGCCTGTGCCAAATGTCAGCGAGGGTTCTGCAGGAGCACAACTGCATGCATCCGCTCCTCATCTCCAGCATCTCAGGATGCCATGGGCACATGCAGTTCACACAGACAAGCAGCAACTTCCTCCTGCTAGTCCACCATTGGGACAGTATGCCCCTGTTACCATGGGAAGCTATGCATCGACAGTTCCATGGGGAGGTGCTGTATTAAACtgcatggatccaagtttagctcACCAATCAGTGTTGCCATCAGCATCAAGCTCACGCCCAGCACCCCCGCTGCCATCCGGTCGACATACAGAGTCCATCCTGAATATATAG